In Lathamus discolor isolate bLatDis1 chromosome 1, bLatDis1.hap1, whole genome shotgun sequence, the following are encoded in one genomic region:
- the LOC136011793 gene encoding calmodulin, striated muscle: MVERLSEEQIAEFKEAFSLFDRDGDGCITTKELGTVMRSLGQNPTEAELQDMVGEVDADGSGTIDFPEFLSLMARKMRDTDSEEEIREAFRVFDKDGNGYISAAELRHVMTNLGEKLTDEEVDEMIKEADCNNDGQVNYEEFVRMMTEK; this comes from the coding sequence ATGGTGGAGCGGCTGTCGGAGGAGCAGATCGCCGAGTTCAAGGAAGCTTTCTCCCTCTTCGACCGGGATGGCGACGGCTGCATCACCACCAAGGAGCTGGGCACCGTCATGCGGTCCCTGGGGCAGAACCCCACGGAGGCCGAGCTGCAGGACATGGTGGGAGAGGTGGATGCCGACGGCAGCGGCACCATCGACTTCCCCGAGTTCCTGTCGCTGATGGCGAGGAAGATGCGGGACACGGACAGCGAGGAGGAGATCCGGGAGGCTTTCCGCGTCTTCGATAAGGATGGCAACGGGTACATCAGCGCGGCGGAGCTGCGGCACGTCATGACCAACCTGGGCGAGAAGCTGACGGACGAGGAGGTGGATGAGATGATCAAGGAGGCCGACTGCAACAACGACGGGCAGGTCAACTACGAGGAGTTCGTGAGGATGATGACGGAGAAGTGA